Proteins encoded in a region of the Pseudothermotoga elfii DSM 9442 = NBRC 107921 genome:
- a CDS encoding DNA methyltransferase produces the protein MQYNNDYVDSTDNWRHSKWLSMMQKRLKIAKRILADDGVLITTIDDNEYAHLWILLHEIFPNLTHTCITIQHNPGGTQGKKFSVTHEYAIFSYSSESTIFRKQHTGGDVYNLRRWGSTSGRYEGATCFYPVILDSNYNIIGFGDLLDEELHPTAQVEYNADGTIYVWPIDKNGIEKKWRYGRDTVESVKDRMFIEKRGNRIEIILRRESEPPKTVWTDPLYNAEAHGTDMLKTIIGGGFSYPKSLYAVHDALLFAVSGKKNALIVDFFAGSGTTLHAVNLLNVEDNGNRRCILVTNNEVSDAESKALREQGYQPGDPEWEKHGICRSVTWPRIKYSILGKRDDGTILSGEYYTNQTVSKEVERSFYQLGFIDNPTELTTNAKKQLVSLLRGKDGKSQLPQSLVKADSKFIVSDKHSATILFDVNAVNEWLEALEDQDHITDFYIVVKSAATFKEIKAQVSNLLGPMNVTLQVKRPMSDGFPANVEYFKLGFLDKNSVSLGQQFREILPLLWLKSGAIGRRPEINSDEEPDMLILPQNGFAVLVDEAKYAEFAKKISEVNNIKVVYFVTNSEEAFREMTDGIKIKNTYQLYRDYIDNFVLGSRRDS, from the coding sequence GTGCAATATAATAATGATTATGTTGATTCCACTGATAATTGGCGTCATAGTAAATGGCTATCCATGATGCAGAAACGTTTAAAGATAGCAAAAAGAATACTTGCTGATGATGGTGTTTTGATTACTACAATAGATGACAATGAATATGCTCATCTATGGATTCTCCTTCACGAAATTTTTCCAAACCTAACTCATACCTGCATAACCATTCAGCATAATCCCGGCGGAACTCAGGGCAAAAAATTTTCTGTGACTCATGAATATGCAATATTTTCATATTCATCAGAAAGTACTATTTTTCGCAAGCAACATACTGGTGGAGATGTATATAATTTAAGACGTTGGGGAAGCACTTCAGGTCGCTACGAAGGTGCAACATGTTTTTATCCAGTAATTCTAGACTCTAACTATAACATCATCGGTTTTGGTGATTTACTCGATGAAGAGTTACACCCTACAGCTCAAGTAGAATATAATGCAGATGGTACAATTTATGTTTGGCCAATTGATAAGAATGGCATTGAAAAGAAATGGCGATATGGACGTGATACCGTAGAATCAGTAAAAGATAGAATGTTTATTGAAAAAAGAGGAAATCGAATAGAAATTATTTTACGTAGAGAAAGCGAACCTCCAAAAACGGTTTGGACTGATCCTTTATATAATGCAGAAGCCCATGGTACAGATATGCTTAAAACCATAATTGGTGGCGGTTTTTCTTACCCAAAATCACTCTATGCTGTCCATGATGCATTGTTATTCGCTGTATCAGGAAAGAAAAATGCTTTAATTGTCGACTTTTTTGCTGGTAGTGGAACAACGCTCCATGCGGTAAATTTACTAAACGTAGAGGATAATGGTAACCGTCGTTGTATTTTAGTAACAAATAACGAAGTATCAGACGCAGAATCAAAAGCTTTACGCGAACAAGGATATCAACCTGGCGACCCAGAATGGGAAAAACATGGTATATGTCGCTCGGTTACTTGGCCTAGGATAAAATATAGTATCCTTGGAAAACGTGATGATGGCACTATCCTATCAGGAGAGTATTACACAAACCAAACAGTATCAAAAGAGGTAGAGCGTTCATTCTATCAGCTTGGCTTTATTGATAATCCTACGGAACTAACAACTAATGCAAAAAAGCAGCTTGTTTCTTTGCTACGCGGTAAGGATGGAAAGTCGCAATTACCACAATCATTAGTCAAAGCAGATAGTAAATTCATTGTTTCGGATAAACATTCGGCGACGATCTTGTTTGATGTAAATGCTGTTAATGAATGGCTGGAAGCTTTAGAAGATCAAGACCACATCACAGACTTTTATATAGTGGTAAAATCTGCTGCCACTTTCAAGGAAATTAAAGCACAGGTATCAAACTTGCTCGGTCCAATGAATGTAACATTGCAAGTTAAACGTCCCATGAGCGATGGTTTTCCTGCAAATGTTGAGTATTTTAAACTAGGTTTTTTAGATAAAAACAGCGTATCACTAGGTCAACAATTCCGCGAAATATTACCATTGCTTTGGCTAAAATCCGGTGCTATCGGCCGGAGGCCAGAAATAAACAGCGATGAAGAACCAGATATGTTAATTCTTCCTCAAAACGGCTTTGCAGTTCTGGTTGATGAAGCAAAATATGCCGAGTTTGCAAAAAAGATTTCAGAAGTAAATAATATTAAAGTGGTATATTTTGTAACAAACTCGGAGGAAGCTTTCCGCGAAATGACTGATGGCATAAAAATAAAAAATACATACCAACTATACCGAGATTACATTGATAACTTTGTGTTGGGAAGTAGGAGGGATTCATAA
- a CDS encoding DEAD/DEAH box helicase, which produces MRVTLFPFQETALAELHEKINKAHLMWSEKDPQVISFSAPTGSGKTIIMTALFEEILYGGSDNIGDPNSVFVWLSDSPELNEQTRLKIESKSDKIRVRDLVTVDSNFDTEYLEGGRIYFINTQKLGSDKLLTTKSDTRQYTIWETLTNTAKRIPKQFYVVIDEAHRGTYTSAQAENKAQSIMQKFIKGSEEDGLCIMPLVIGVTATPQRFDNLIAGTTSTVQKVIVPPEQVRESGLLKDRIIIHYPDIQLGADMTMFKGAVENWLNKCAHWKAYCERENEKMVNPILVVQVEDGNEREITRTDLGICIDLLEEAMVRKLLPGEVVHTFNDYGTIKVRDVEIHQIEASRIEDEENVKVVFFKMNLSTGWDCPRAETMMSFRSAQDYTYIAQLLGRMIRTPLARRIASDAELNNVSLFLPYFDKDTVKNVVNALHDSESVMPTETGTNKELITLGRNLAYSDVFDSMDKLITYRLDSSRKQAPLKLLIQLSRALTMDGIDLEAQKAVKNAVLSKMDEEIARIKESGDFDGRVASITGFALNTLTFDYGENAYSFDEATQTMTVTEFDISRHFEQAGRILGEGLHKEYWIRHSTRDHIEVKIEVIVLTSDTAAMERINAFAEEKFISLYENNKRSIARLNEARKNIYERLINASVQPIAIPWVLPDSIDFSVSDNSIKIDRHLYCSEDGTFQASLNPWEKGVIEEELKNGAVCWLRNLDRKKWSLEIPYEVGGVITSMFPDLVVVRADAQGYIFDILEPHDPSRKDNYPKAVGLAKFAEKHWDKFGRIQLIRQKKGLDGREHFYRLDMAKVAVRNKVRGITSNEELDRIFDTDAERED; this is translated from the coding sequence ATGAGAGTTACTTTATTTCCATTTCAGGAAACGGCTCTTGCAGAATTGCATGAGAAAATTAATAAAGCTCATTTAATGTGGAGCGAAAAAGACCCTCAGGTAATATCGTTTTCCGCACCTACGGGTTCTGGAAAAACTATAATTATGACTGCACTTTTTGAAGAAATCCTATATGGAGGTTCAGATAATATCGGCGATCCGAATTCAGTGTTTGTTTGGCTTTCCGATTCGCCGGAACTTAACGAGCAAACGCGATTAAAAATTGAAAGCAAATCAGACAAAATTCGTGTACGGGACTTAGTAACTGTAGATTCAAACTTTGATACCGAGTATTTGGAGGGTGGACGTATTTATTTTATTAACACACAAAAACTCGGTTCTGACAAGTTATTAACAACTAAGTCCGATACAAGGCAATATACAATTTGGGAAACACTCACAAATACAGCTAAACGCATTCCCAAACAGTTCTATGTGGTCATTGATGAAGCACATAGAGGGACTTATACATCTGCTCAAGCAGAAAATAAAGCACAATCCATCATGCAAAAATTCATCAAAGGTAGCGAAGAAGACGGACTTTGTATTATGCCTTTAGTTATCGGCGTAACCGCAACACCTCAGAGATTTGATAACTTAATTGCTGGGACTACTTCGACAGTACAAAAAGTTATTGTTCCACCTGAGCAAGTACGTGAATCAGGGCTTTTAAAGGACAGAATCATTATTCATTACCCAGATATCCAACTTGGTGCCGATATGACAATGTTCAAAGGTGCAGTCGAAAATTGGCTTAATAAATGTGCTCACTGGAAAGCTTACTGTGAACGTGAAAATGAGAAAATGGTAAACCCTATCCTTGTCGTCCAAGTCGAAGATGGTAATGAACGAGAAATAACCCGTACCGATTTAGGGATTTGTATCGATTTGCTGGAAGAGGCAATGGTACGCAAGTTATTGCCCGGTGAAGTGGTACATACCTTTAATGATTATGGTACGATCAAAGTGCGTGACGTTGAAATTCATCAAATTGAAGCTTCTAGAATCGAAGACGAAGAAAATGTGAAGGTTGTGTTCTTCAAAATGAACCTTTCCACAGGTTGGGACTGTCCTCGTGCTGAAACAATGATGTCATTTCGTAGCGCGCAGGACTATACCTACATAGCACAGCTTTTGGGGCGTATGATTCGCACTCCTTTGGCAAGAAGAATTGCCTCCGATGCTGAACTTAATAATGTAAGTCTGTTTCTTCCATACTTTGATAAAGATACAGTAAAAAATGTTGTTAATGCTCTACATGATAGTGAATCGGTTATGCCCACTGAAACTGGTACAAATAAAGAGCTTATAACACTCGGGCGCAACCTCGCTTATTCTGATGTGTTTGATTCAATGGATAAGCTCATTACATACCGCCTGGATTCATCCCGCAAGCAAGCACCGCTTAAGTTATTAATACAGCTTTCTAGAGCATTAACAATGGATGGTATTGATTTGGAAGCACAAAAAGCCGTTAAAAATGCAGTTTTATCAAAAATGGACGAAGAAATTGCTCGCATAAAAGAAAGTGGTGACTTTGATGGTCGAGTTGCTTCAATCACTGGATTTGCTCTTAATACGCTAACATTTGACTATGGAGAAAATGCTTATTCATTTGATGAAGCTACACAAACCATGACTGTTACCGAATTTGACATTTCTCGACATTTTGAACAAGCTGGAAGGATATTGGGAGAAGGCTTACATAAGGAGTATTGGATTCGCCACAGTACCCGAGACCATATCGAAGTAAAGATTGAAGTCATTGTGCTTACAAGTGATACTGCTGCTATGGAGCGAATAAACGCCTTTGCAGAAGAGAAATTTATTAGTCTATATGAGAATAATAAACGCTCTATTGCAAGATTAAATGAGGCTCGAAAAAACATCTATGAAAGATTAATAAATGCTTCCGTTCAACCAATAGCTATTCCTTGGGTATTGCCAGATTCAATCGATTTTTCAGTTTCAGATAACAGTATAAAAATTGATCGACACCTCTATTGTTCTGAGGATGGAACATTCCAAGCATCACTAAACCCATGGGAAAAGGGAGTTATTGAAGAAGAACTAAAAAACGGTGCCGTTTGCTGGTTACGTAATCTTGATCGTAAAAAGTGGTCACTTGAAATCCCATATGAGGTCGGCGGTGTTATCACTTCTATGTTTCCTGATTTAGTGGTAGTGAGAGCTGATGCACAAGGTTACATTTTTGATATTCTAGAACCACACGACCCCAGCCGTAAGGACAATTATCCCAAGGCAGTTGGCCTAGCAAAATTCGCAGAGAAACATTGGGATAAATTTGGAAGAATTCAACTTATCCGGCAAAAGAAAGGATTAGACGGTCGTGAACATTTCTATAGACTTGATATGGCAAAAGTAGCTGTTAGAAATAAAGTTCGTGGCATTACATCAAACGAGGAACTTGATAGAATTTTTGATACGGATGCTGAGCGAGAAGATTAA
- a CDS encoding Csac_0668 family 2Fe-2S cluster-binding (seleno)protein, with translation MGKETLSNYCCGNLGESSCEVEKNNFCPVCEKQGTLVKNITVKHMVLNELTEQIGDNDYYLCMNEECDITYYNTKFNVKFNKQQVKVPIWFKKDADPKYACYCSEVTEDQVIEAVVKHGAKTVKEVNAITGAMKNSNCKENNPLGVCCHKIIQEAIDKGLK, from the coding sequence ATGGGAAAGGAAACTTTGAGTAATTATTGTTGCGGAAATTTAGGAGAATCATCTTGTGAGGTAGAAAAGAACAATTTTTGTCCTGTATGCGAAAAACAAGGTACTCTTGTTAAAAACATTACAGTAAAGCATATGGTACTTAACGAGTTAACGGAACAAATCGGTGATAACGATTATTATTTATGTATGAATGAGGAATGTGATATTACTTACTATAATACGAAATTTAATGTTAAGTTTAATAAACAACAGGTTAAAGTCCCAATATGGTTTAAGAAAGATGCAGATCCTAAGTATGCTTGTTATTGCAGCGAAGTCACAGAAGATCAGGTAATTGAAGCAGTTGTAAAGCATGGCGCGAAAACCGTAAAAGAAGTGAATGCCATAACTGGGGCAATGAAAAATTCTAATTGTAAAGAAAACAATCCGTTGGGAGTATGTTGCCATAAGATTATTCAGGAAGCTATCGATAAAGGCTTAAAGTAA
- the lspA gene encoding signal peptidase II, whose amino-acid sequence MFYIFIITILTGIDQWTKYLIETQLKPIGAIPIVKDIFHLTYARNTGAAFSILRDKQAFLILVTTIVVGALIYYLIKILKTGEVAFKLSLAIIIGGALGNLIDRVRLNYVTDFLDFTLINYPIFNLADVFVVSGVVMLSYMLLFKGDMPKISKM is encoded by the coding sequence ATGTTCTATATTTTTATTATCACAATATTGACAGGGATTGATCAGTGGACTAAATATCTTATAGAAACACAATTAAAACCGATAGGTGCTATACCCATAGTTAAAGATATATTCCATTTGACTTATGCAAGGAATACAGGAGCAGCTTTTAGCATATTGAGGGATAAGCAGGCATTTTTAATATTAGTCACAACCATTGTTGTTGGCGCATTAATATACTATTTGATAAAAATATTAAAGACAGGAGAAGTAGCCTTTAAGCTATCCTTGGCGATAATTATTGGTGGAGCTTTAGGAAATCTTATCGATAGAGTTAGATTGAACTATGTAACCGACTTTCTCGATTTCACACTAATTAATTACCCCATATTTAATTTAGCAGACGTATTTGTAGTTTCAGGAGTTGTCATGCTTTCATATATGCTTTTGTTTAAAGGAGATATGCCCAAAATCTCAAAGATGTGA
- a CDS encoding heavy metal translocating P-type ATPase, producing MLKKEVILEGLDCANCAAKIEEEVNKLNGVKAYMNFMNKTLTLEIESEQEYKNILQQVKTIVHKHEPDVVVKEKSVNKNNKKVNKSIVILEGLGCANCAAKIEKEISGLEGVEFAAVDFVSKKLTLEISPKVNRSELNEKIEGIVKKIEPDVKVIFEENTSKANVKENNEEEEEGVNKKEIIRLVVGGAIFAVGIIFNFQNWLELTLFIISYIIVGGEVVLRAIKGIARGQVFSEHFLMSIATIGAFFIGEYPEGVAVMLFYLVGELLQNIAVGHSRKSISALMDIRPDYANLKVGDEIRKVSPEEVNIGDIIIVKPGEKVPLDGKVIEGNSMVDTAALTGESVPREVGPGDDVLSGFINKNGVLTIEVTKDYGDSTVSKILDLVQNASSRKAPTEKFITKFARFYTPIVVFGALALAIIPPLVIPGATFSTWIYRALVFLVISCPCALVISIPLGFFGGIGGASKRGILVKGSNYLDALNNVETVVFDKTGTLTKGVFEVVSINPQSDFTKEELIEYAAYAESHSSHPIALSILKAYNKDVDITKIEDYEEIAGHGIRAKVGGKEILVGNSKLMNKENIKYQEVETLGTVVHVAVDKKYAGNIVISDAVKEDSADAIKGLKALGVRNIVMLTGDSKAVGEKIATQLGIDEVYTELLPADKVEKIEALEAKKSHKGKIVFVGDGINDAPVLARADIGVAMGGLGSDAAIEAADIVIMTDEPSKIVTAIKVAKRTRKIVMQNIVFALGVKAIFLALGAVGVATMWEAVFADMGVAIIAILNAMRVMNTKSI from the coding sequence ATGTTAAAGAAGGAAGTAATTTTAGAAGGTTTAGATTGCGCAAATTGTGCAGCTAAAATTGAAGAAGAGGTTAATAAATTAAATGGAGTCAAAGCCTATATGAACTTCATGAACAAGACATTGACTTTAGAAATTGAATCAGAGCAAGAGTATAAGAATATATTACAGCAAGTTAAAACCATAGTGCACAAGCACGAACCGGATGTGGTAGTGAAAGAAAAATCCGTTAACAAGAACAATAAAAAGGTGAACAAAAGCATAGTAATACTTGAAGGACTTGGCTGCGCGAATTGTGCAGCTAAAATAGAAAAAGAAATAAGCGGTCTAGAAGGAGTTGAATTTGCTGCAGTAGATTTTGTTTCGAAGAAACTAACACTGGAAATAAGTCCGAAAGTCAACCGCTCTGAGTTAAATGAGAAGATTGAAGGCATAGTAAAGAAAATAGAGCCAGATGTAAAGGTCATTTTTGAGGAGAATACATCTAAGGCCAACGTAAAAGAAAATAATGAAGAGGAAGAAGAAGGTGTCAACAAAAAAGAAATCATAAGACTTGTGGTCGGTGGAGCAATATTTGCCGTGGGAATCATCTTTAATTTCCAAAATTGGCTTGAGCTTACCTTGTTTATTATTAGTTATATCATAGTTGGTGGAGAGGTTGTCTTAAGAGCAATAAAAGGTATTGCCCGCGGTCAGGTATTCAGTGAGCATTTTTTGATGAGTATTGCTACCATTGGTGCTTTCTTCATTGGAGAGTATCCAGAAGGTGTAGCAGTTATGCTGTTCTATCTGGTAGGTGAATTGCTTCAGAATATAGCTGTAGGTCACTCCAGAAAATCAATAAGTGCTTTGATGGATATTCGTCCTGACTATGCAAATCTTAAAGTTGGCGATGAGATCAGGAAAGTATCTCCTGAAGAGGTAAACATAGGTGACATCATTATTGTTAAACCAGGAGAAAAAGTTCCCCTCGATGGCAAGGTTATAGAAGGAAACTCAATGGTTGACACTGCAGCGTTAACAGGGGAATCTGTTCCTCGTGAAGTCGGGCCAGGAGACGATGTATTGAGCGGATTCATTAATAAAAATGGCGTTTTGACAATAGAGGTAACAAAGGATTATGGTGATTCAACTGTATCTAAAATTTTGGATCTGGTTCAGAATGCCAGCAGTAGGAAGGCTCCTACAGAAAAATTTATAACAAAATTTGCGCGTTTCTATACTCCGATTGTAGTCTTTGGAGCATTAGCCTTAGCAATCATACCTCCATTGGTGATCCCCGGTGCAACTTTCTCTACATGGATATATCGAGCCTTAGTGTTCTTAGTTATATCTTGTCCATGTGCGTTAGTAATTTCAATACCATTGGGCTTCTTCGGAGGGATTGGTGGAGCATCGAAGAGAGGTATATTAGTAAAAGGCAGTAACTATCTTGACGCGTTGAACAATGTGGAAACAGTTGTTTTCGATAAGACGGGAACGCTAACCAAGGGTGTATTTGAAGTTGTGAGTATCAACCCTCAAAGTGATTTTACAAAGGAGGAATTGATTGAATATGCAGCATATGCTGAAAGTCACTCAAGTCATCCAATTGCACTATCCATTCTGAAAGCCTATAACAAAGATGTCGATATCACTAAAATTGAAGACTATGAGGAAATTGCAGGTCATGGGATTCGGGCTAAAGTTGGTGGTAAAGAGATTCTTGTCGGAAATAGCAAACTGATGAATAAAGAAAACATTAAATATCAGGAAGTTGAGACTCTAGGTACAGTAGTACATGTTGCAGTAGACAAGAAGTATGCAGGAAATATTGTAATCTCTGACGCAGTGAAGGAAGATTCAGCTGATGCAATTAAAGGATTGAAGGCATTAGGTGTTAGAAATATTGTTATGCTTACTGGTGATTCGAAGGCAGTTGGGGAAAAAATAGCAACCCAACTTGGAATTGACGAGGTGTATACTGAATTGTTACCGGCCGACAAGGTAGAAAAAATTGAGGCTCTGGAAGCCAAGAAATCTCATAAGGGGAAAATTGTATTTGTTGGTGATGGTATCAATGATGCACCAGTACTTGCGAGAGCTGATATTGGCGTGGCAATGGGCGGCTTGGGGTCTGATGCTGCAATTGAAGCAGCTGATATAGTTATCATGACGGATGAACCATCAAAAATTGTCACTGCAATTAAAGTAGCAAAAAGGACTAGGAAAATTGTGATGCAAAACATTGTGTTTGCATTAGGGGTTAAAGCCATATTCCTTGCACTTGGTGCGGTGGGAGTTGCAACTATGTGGGAAGCTGTATTCGCTGACATGGGTGTGGCAATAATCGCAATATTAAATGCAATGAGGGTAATGAATACAAAAAGTATATAG
- a CDS encoding ArsR/SmtB family transcription factor produces MAKKIQPIERCDCDVIHEEIVNKVREKMPQEETLYDLAELFKVFGDSTRIKILWALGESEMCVCDIAFLLNMTQSAISHQLRVLKQAGLVKSRREGKIVFYSLEDEHVKQIFDQGLIHISEESK; encoded by the coding sequence ATGGCAAAAAAAATTCAACCAATTGAAAGATGCGACTGTGATGTAATACATGAGGAAATTGTAAATAAAGTGCGAGAAAAAATGCCTCAAGAAGAAACTCTATATGATCTAGCAGAACTATTTAAAGTTTTTGGAGATTCAACAAGAATTAAGATACTCTGGGCATTAGGTGAATCAGAGATGTGCGTTTGCGATATTGCATTCTTATTAAATATGACCCAATCAGCAATTTCACATCAGCTAAGAGTCTTAAAGCAGGCTGGACTAGTAAAGAGCAGAAGAGAAGGAAAGATTGTATTCTACTCTCTTGAAGATGAACATGTAAAGCAAATATTTGACCAGGGATTAATTCATATTTCAGAAGAAAGTAAGTAA
- a CDS encoding recombinase family protein, giving the protein MAIRNVTVIPARKRIGNSAKAEELPKLRVAAYCRVSTDSEEQATSYEAQIEHYTNYIKSNPEWELAGIFADEGITGTNTKKREEFNRMIEECMQGKIDMIITKSISRFARNTLDCLKYIRQLKEKNIPVYFEKENINTLDSKGEILLTIMASLAQQESQSLSQNVKLGIQYRYQQGKIHINHNRFLGYTKDKDGNLVIVPEEAEIVKRIYREYLEGSSMLQIARGLEADGILTGAGNHRWHTSTINKILRNEKYIGDALLQKTYTVDFLSKKRVANNGIVPQYYVENSHEPIIPREIYMQVQEELVRRRCVHISKNGKKRNYSNNHPLSQMVFCGKCHEVFRRVHWNNRGKKSIVWRCVSRLENTGLFCTASTILEDTLKEKIVEAINIAVSGKNSFLAILKKNIETVLNEDLDESTADIDKRLEELQAELIQLANSKEAYDNIVNEIYRLRDLRQETLSRNALRQDKRDRIAEMTDFLNMQTGGITEFDDKLVRKLIEKATVYNDRLVVEFKSGLEIEVNL; this is encoded by the coding sequence ATGGCAATCAGGAATGTTACGGTAATCCCTGCTCGTAAACGGATTGGAAATAGTGCAAAGGCTGAAGAATTGCCTAAGCTTCGGGTAGCAGCCTATTGCCGCGTATCTACGGACAGCGAGGAGCAGGCAACCAGTTATGAAGCGCAAATTGAGCACTACACAAACTACATTAAAAGCAATCCGGAATGGGAGTTAGCTGGCATATTTGCGGATGAAGGGATTACTGGAACCAACACGAAAAAGCGTGAAGAGTTTAACCGGATGATAGAAGAATGTATGCAGGGCAAAATCGATATGATAATTACGAAATCTATCAGCCGTTTTGCAAGAAATACGCTGGACTGCCTAAAGTACATAAGGCAGCTTAAAGAAAAAAATATTCCAGTTTACTTTGAAAAGGAAAATATAAACACATTGGATTCCAAAGGGGAAATCCTGCTGACCATTATGGCTTCTTTGGCGCAGCAAGAAAGCCAATCGTTAAGCCAGAATGTAAAACTGGGTATTCAGTACCGATATCAGCAAGGAAAAATCCATATTAATCACAACCGGTTTCTTGGCTATACAAAGGATAAGGATGGCAATTTAGTTATCGTACCTGAAGAAGCAGAGATCGTTAAACGCATTTACAGAGAATACCTTGAAGGTTCCAGTATGCTACAGATAGCAAGAGGTCTGGAAGCTGACGGAATTCTGACAGGTGCAGGCAATCACAGATGGCATACCAGCACCATCAATAAGATTTTGAGGAATGAAAAATATATCGGTGATGCGCTGTTGCAGAAAACCTATACAGTAGATTTTTTATCGAAGAAAAGGGTGGCCAATAACGGCATAGTTCCTCAATACTATGTAGAAAACAGCCATGAGCCCATAATCCCGCGTGAAATTTATATGCAGGTTCAGGAAGAGCTTGTCCGCAGAAGATGTGTGCATATAAGTAAGAACGGAAAGAAGAGAAACTACAGCAATAATCATCCCTTATCCCAAATGGTGTTCTGCGGCAAGTGTCATGAAGTATTCCGCAGGGTTCATTGGAATAACCGAGGAAAGAAATCAATCGTATGGAGATGCGTCAGCAGATTGGAAAACACCGGTTTGTTTTGTACCGCTTCCACTATACTTGAAGATACTCTCAAAGAGAAGATTGTAGAAGCTATCAATATAGCCGTCAGCGGGAAAAACTCTTTCCTGGCCATACTGAAAAAGAATATTGAAACCGTATTAAACGAGGATTTGGACGAGAGTACGGCAGATATTGATAAAAGGCTGGAAGAGCTTCAAGCCGAGTTGATCCAATTGGCAAATTCAAAGGAAGCATATGATAATATTGTCAATGAGATTTACCGCTTACGGGACTTAAGGCAAGAAACCCTTTCAAGAAACGCTCTCCGTCAAGATAAGCGGGATCGGATCGCTGAGATGACGGACTTCCTTAATATGCAAACCGGTGGTATTACGGAATTTGATGATAAACTGGTTAGAAAACTAATTGAAAAGGCAACTGTATATAATGACAGGCTAGTGGTAGAGTTTAAGTCAGGGTTAGAAATAGAAGTAAACCTATAA